The Bacteroides ovatus genomic interval CTACCAAAACGGTAGGAGTATCCACTCCACGGATATACTGTAAACGTTCCATTGCCAAAGGAGCGACATGTCCTCCATACACAGGCACTACAATAATAGCCAAAGAAGATGTAGGAATCACAATTTCATCCGCAATCTGCTGCGTCACATTAATAGGAAAAATATTTTTTATGCCCGTCCCGTGAACAATCGCCTCCGCAACTTGTTTAGATGTGTGTGTAGGCGAAAAATAAATTAAATGAGCTTCATTTACTGTCATACTATTTTCTTTTATGTAGCAAAGATACACTTTTACGTGGAAAAAAATGTTTGATTGTTCATGAAACCAAAAAAAATTATTATCTTTGCCCCGTTGAAACATTCTACGATTCAACATATACATCCCTAATTCAGAATAAAAAACAAAACGTATGCTCGCATATCTGTAGCCATGAGCTGTAGTAATGCTGTCCATAATTCAGCAAAAAAAGAAATATTAATAACTTACCATACTATATGTATAACATTATCCAATTAAACGACAAAAATCTGTCGGAACTTCAAGTTATTGCCAAAGAGTTAGGCATAAAAAAAGCAGACTCATACAAAAAAGAAGACCTTGTTTATAAAATACTCGATGAACAGGCCATTGTAGGAGCTACAAAGAAAGTAGCCGCAGATAAGCTAAAAGAAGAACGCAAAAATGAAGAACAAAAGAAAAAGCGTTCACGGGTAGCTCCTACCAAAAAAGAAGACAAAGTGGTTTCCGCAACAAAGAGTGAAGAGGCTAACAAGACAAAAGAGACCGCTCCTGTAAAAGCTGCACCACAACCTTCCAAGAAAGAAGAAAGTACAAACAAAGAAAAAGAAACTGTTGTTGTAGAAGCTAAAGCGGAAAACACTGCTACTCCCAAGCGTAAAGTAGGCCGTCCTCGTAAGAGCTCTGATGCAGAAGAGAAAAAAGAAGTAGAAAATGCAAAACCGGCAGCACCCAAAGTAGTGGAACCTAAACCTGTTGTTGCAGAGAAAGCTACTGGTGCTACGGAAAAGCCAGCTCCGGTACAACAGCAAACAGCTGAGAAGAAAGCAAAAAACAAACCAGCTGCAGAAGCAAATAAGCCTGTTGCAGAAACAAATAAACCGGCTACTGAACCTAACAAACCTGTTGTAGAGAAAAAGGTAATAGATAAACCACAAAAGAAAGCTGCACCCGTTATCGACGAGGAAAGTAATATCTTATCCAGCGTTGACGACGATGATTTTATTCCAATCGAAGATCTGCCTTCTGAAAAAATAGAGCTTCCTACCGAATTATTCGGAAAATTCGAAGCTACTAAAACAGAATCAGCACAGACAGCACCGGAACAGCCATCTCATCCTCAACAGCAACAACAATCTCAACAGCAGCAGTCCCAGCAGCAACGTCCGCGTATTGTTCGCTCACGCGACAATAACAACGGTAATAACAATGCTAACAACAATGGAAATAATGGCAATAACACCAATAATAATTTCCAGCGTAACAACAATAACCAGAATCAGGTTCAGAACCCAAATCAAAATCAGAACCAGAACCAAAACCAACAACGCTCACCGATGCCACGTGCCGCTCAGCAGAACAATGCGGGTGAAAATCTTCCGGTACAACAGCAGCAGGAACGTAAGGTTATTGAACGCGAAAAGCCTTATGAATTCGACGATATTCTCAACGGAGTAGGTGTTCTGGAAATTATGCAGGATGGATACGGATTCCTCCGTTCTTCCGACTATAACTACCTTTCTTCTCCGGATGATATTTATGTATCACAATCTCAAATCAAACTATTTGGTCTGAAAACCGGTGATGTAGTAGAAGGAGTTATCCGTCCACCCAAAGAAGGAGAAAAATATTTCCCATTGGTAAAGGTTTCGAAGATCAACGGACGTGATGCAGCTTTCGTTCGCGACCGTGTTCCTTTCGAACATCTGACACCTCTCTTCCCGGATGAAAAGTTTAAACTTTGCAAAGGCGGTTATTCAGACTCTATGTCTGCCCGTGTCGTCGATCTTTTCGCTCCTATCGGTAAAGGCCAGCGTGCATTGATCGTTGCCCAGCCAAAGACAGGTAAGACCATCTTAATGAAAGATATCGCAAACGCTATCGCAGCCAACCACCCGGAAGTTTACATGATTATGCTGCTGATTGACGAACGCCCGGAAGAAGTAACAGACATGGCGCGCAGCGTTAATGCAGAAGTAATTGCTTCTACTTTCGACGAACCGGCAGAACGCCACGTAAAAATTGCAGGTATCGTATTGGAAAAGGCAAAACGTCTGGTAGAATGTGGTCACGACGTAGTTATCTTCCTTGATTCTATTACTCGTCTGGCTCGTGCATACAATACAGTATCTCCTGCATCCGGTAAAGTTCTTTCCGGTGGTGTGGATGCAAATGCACTTCATAAACCTAAACGCTTCTTCGGTGCTGCCCGTAATATTGAAAACGGTGGTTCACTGACTATTATTGCTACCGCATTGATCGATACCGGTTCTAAAATGGACGAAGTTATCTTCGAAGAATTCAAGGGTACAGGTAACATGGAGTTGCAGCTCGACCGCAACCTGTCCAACAAACGCATCTTCCCGGCAGTCAACATTACCGCATCCAGCACTCGTCGCGACGACCTGTTGCTTGATAAAACAACCCTTGACCGCATGTGGATATTGCGCAAATATCTTGCCGACATGAATCCGATCGAAGCAATGGACTTTGTTAAAGACCGTCTGGAAAAAACCAGAGACAACGACGAATTCCTGATGAGCATGAACAGCTAATCAACAGCAAACTTATAAATGAACGGTGAACAAACTGCGCCATAACAAGTGCAGTTTATTCACCGTTTTCTTTTTCGGTAACCCATTTTATGACTTATCACCTGCCGTTTATCACTTATCATTCAACTCCCATCACCGATAGTTACCCCTAACCGCTTGCCACACCTTTCATTTTTGTACAAAATACTTTCATTTGCGTCCAAAACTACTACCTCGCCCTTTTTTACGTTTCCTTTTTTCCTACTTTTGCTTCCAAATCAAATATTACTTAATTCTAACCAGTAATGAAAACTATTTATCCATTCATGGGATTAGCCCTGTGCAGCGTGACAGCGCAGGCCCAAGAAAAGCCCAATTTCCTGATTATCCAGTGCGACCATCTGACACAACGCGTTGTGGGAGCTTACGGACAAACACAAGGCTGCACCCTCCCTATTGACGAAGTCGCTTCACGAGGAGTTATCTTCTCCAATGCTTATGTAGGCTGCCCTCTCAGCCAACCCTCACGCGCTGCTTTATGGAGTGGCATGATGCCTCATCAAACCAATGTACGTTCCAACTCCAGCGAACCTATCAACCCACGTATTCCCGAAAATGTACCGACATTAGGAAGTCTTTTTTCTGAAAACGGTTACGAAGCCGTACACTTCGGAAAAACGCATGACATGGGTTCACTTAGAGGATTCAAGCATAAAGAACCAGTAGCCAAGCCATTCACTGATCCGGAATTCCCGGTCAATAACGACAGCTTCCTGGATGTAGGAACATGCGAAGACGCTGTTGCTTATCTAAGTAATCCGCCGGAAGAACCATTCATCTGTATCGCAGATTTTCAGAACCCTCACAATATCTGTGGATTTGTAGGAGCGAACGAAGGAGTACATACCGACCGCCCCATTAGCGGAACCCTTCCGGAACTACCAGCCAATTTCGATGTAGAAGACTGGAGCAATATCCCTAAACCTGTACAATACATCTGCTGCAGTCATCGCCGCATGACCCAGGCCTCTCATTGGAATGAAGAGAATTACCGTCATTACATTGCTGCTTTCCAACACTATACCAAGATGGTTTCCAAGCAAGTAGACAGCGTATTGAAAGCACTTTACTCCACTCCTGCCGGAAAAAACACAATCGTTATTATCATGGCTGACCATGGTGATGGGATGGCTTCACACCGCATGGTGACCAAACACATCAGCTTCTACGATGAAATGACCAACGTACCGTTTATCTTTGCAGGTCCCGGCATCAAACAACAGAAAAAGCCCATAGACCAAGTATTGACACAGCCTACACTGGATCTTCTGCCTACCCTTTGTGATTTGGCAGGAATTCCTGTTCCGGCCGAAAAACCGGGAATCAGCCTTGCACCTATATTAAAAGGAGAGAAACAGAAAAAAACTCACCCTTATGTCGTTTCCGAATGGCATAGCGAATATGAATATGTCGTTACTCCCGGACGTATGGTACGCGGACCGAGATACAAGTACACTCACTATCTGGAAGGTAACGGAGAAGAGCTATATGATATGAAAAAGGATCCGGGAGAACGCAAGAATCTCGCCAAAGACCCTAAATACAGTAAAGTCCTCGCCGAACACCGTGCCATGCTTGATGATTACATCGCCCGCACCAAAGACGATTACCGGAGTTTGAAAGTAGATGCCGATCCACGATGCAGAAACCATACTCCCGGCTACCCCAACCACGAGGGCCCTGGGGTACGAGAGATACTCAAAAGAAAATAAATTATAAAAAAGAGTGAAGATTTCTTTGTAATCTTCACTCTTTTTAGTTCTTTTGCAGATAAACTTACAAGCAAGCAATTCTTATATCAGGTGAAAAAACACAGACGTCATATAATTGCAATAGTCGTAACCGCATTAATATCGGTCACCTTATATGCTGCACGTACAAATTCAGATCGTCTTTCTTTATTACAACCTTTACTTGAATACAATCATCCATTTAGTCCGGACGCCCCTGTCGACAGCATCATTGCCTGGGAAAAACTTTTAGAACCGGAATTACAAAAGGAACAACAATACCCACTCCTATTCCAGATAAATCTGCTGACCGTTCAAGCCTTAATCACAGAAGGCAACATCAGTCTCGCCATCAACCAGGCCAATCAGATATACCAGAAAGCCAGAGAAATGGACTATCCTTTGGGAACAGCACTCGCATTACACGCCATTGGAAATACCTATTTAAGTTCGTCAACACCACAAGTTGCCATCAAATCGTATAAGGAAGCATTAGAAATCATTCAGAAACTCCCTCATGCCAACCAATATATCAAAACGATCTTGTCCCAATTTATCCTGACGAAGCTCAACTATCACCAAATGACAGATATAGAAGACAATATCCGGGAACTCGAATCTGTTATCAACAAGGATACGAATCCCCAAGACGATTTCCACCTTGTTTATTGTCAGGCATTCTATCGCATCCAGATGCATCATCTTCCGGAAGCATTAAACTATATACGACAAACCGAACAAATCAGCCGGCAACACCAGTACCCATATTTTCATTTAATGATTAAATACCTGTATTCACGCTACTACACTGAATCCAAAGAATACACGCAGGCACTAACCACACTTGACGAATTACTTTCGCATACCAAAGCAGCCAACTCATACAGATCCCTGCAAGTACTGAAAGATCGTGCACACATACTTACACTAATGGGAAACAGCAAGGAAGCATGTGAAGCTTATGAAATATTCAATACGTACAAAGACTCTTTGGACGCAATGAATTATATTCGCCAAATCAATGA includes:
- the rho gene encoding transcription termination factor Rho, with amino-acid sequence MYNIIQLNDKNLSELQVIAKELGIKKADSYKKEDLVYKILDEQAIVGATKKVAADKLKEERKNEEQKKKRSRVAPTKKEDKVVSATKSEEANKTKETAPVKAAPQPSKKEESTNKEKETVVVEAKAENTATPKRKVGRPRKSSDAEEKKEVENAKPAAPKVVEPKPVVAEKATGATEKPAPVQQQTAEKKAKNKPAAEANKPVAETNKPATEPNKPVVEKKVIDKPQKKAAPVIDEESNILSSVDDDDFIPIEDLPSEKIELPTELFGKFEATKTESAQTAPEQPSHPQQQQQSQQQQSQQQRPRIVRSRDNNNGNNNANNNGNNGNNTNNNFQRNNNNQNQVQNPNQNQNQNQNQQRSPMPRAAQQNNAGENLPVQQQQERKVIEREKPYEFDDILNGVGVLEIMQDGYGFLRSSDYNYLSSPDDIYVSQSQIKLFGLKTGDVVEGVIRPPKEGEKYFPLVKVSKINGRDAAFVRDRVPFEHLTPLFPDEKFKLCKGGYSDSMSARVVDLFAPIGKGQRALIVAQPKTGKTILMKDIANAIAANHPEVYMIMLLIDERPEEVTDMARSVNAEVIASTFDEPAERHVKIAGIVLEKAKRLVECGHDVVIFLDSITRLARAYNTVSPASGKVLSGGVDANALHKPKRFFGAARNIENGGSLTIIATALIDTGSKMDEVIFEEFKGTGNMELQLDRNLSNKRIFPAVNITASSTRRDDLLLDKTTLDRMWILRKYLADMNPIEAMDFVKDRLEKTRDNDEFLMSMNS
- a CDS encoding sulfatase, with the protein product MKTIYPFMGLALCSVTAQAQEKPNFLIIQCDHLTQRVVGAYGQTQGCTLPIDEVASRGVIFSNAYVGCPLSQPSRAALWSGMMPHQTNVRSNSSEPINPRIPENVPTLGSLFSENGYEAVHFGKTHDMGSLRGFKHKEPVAKPFTDPEFPVNNDSFLDVGTCEDAVAYLSNPPEEPFICIADFQNPHNICGFVGANEGVHTDRPISGTLPELPANFDVEDWSNIPKPVQYICCSHRRMTQASHWNEENYRHYIAAFQHYTKMVSKQVDSVLKALYSTPAGKNTIVIIMADHGDGMASHRMVTKHISFYDEMTNVPFIFAGPGIKQQKKPIDQVLTQPTLDLLPTLCDLAGIPVPAEKPGISLAPILKGEKQKKTHPYVVSEWHSEYEYVVTPGRMVRGPRYKYTHYLEGNGEELYDMKKDPGERKNLAKDPKYSKVLAEHRAMLDDYIARTKDDYRSLKVDADPRCRNHTPGYPNHEGPGVREILKRK
- a CDS encoding sensor histidine kinase, whose translation is MKKHRRHIIAIVVTALISVTLYAARTNSDRLSLLQPLLEYNHPFSPDAPVDSIIAWEKLLEPELQKEQQYPLLFQINLLTVQALITEGNISLAINQANQIYQKAREMDYPLGTALALHAIGNTYLSSSTPQVAIKSYKEALEIIQKLPHANQYIKTILSQFILTKLNYHQMTDIEDNIRELESVINKDTNPQDDFHLVYCQAFYRIQMHHLPEALNYIRQTEQISRQHQYPYFHLMIKYLYSRYYTESKEYTQALTTLDELLSHTKAANSYRSLQVLKDRAHILTLMGNSKEACEAYEIFNTYKDSLDAMNYIRQINELHTLYQIDKNELDNLNRQKTILYWSWFTILFIVILIVFFILLVRRGNKKLRQSQQELEKVKKQEENSIRTKSLFLSNMSHEIRTPLNALSGFSSILTEESIDNETRKQCSDIIQQNSELLLKLINDVIDLSSLEVGKMKFKYERCDAVAICRNVIDMVEKIKQTNANVRFSTSLHSLELTTDNARLQQLLINLLINATKFTPQGSITMELEKQTEDIALFSVTDTGCGISPENQNKIFNRFEKLNENAQGTGLGLSICQLIIEQLGGKIWIDSNYEEGARFLFTHPIYHEQQGKEEAE